A window of Penaeus monodon isolate SGIC_2016 chromosome 40, NSTDA_Pmon_1, whole genome shotgun sequence contains these coding sequences:
- the LOC119598140 gene encoding polypeptide N-acetylgalactosaminyltransferase 1-like, producing the protein MLGCRRRGRWMTAGLLAAALCLLIFLIRDPRVSFDENSDVMIPLKSKHKNQEEYIDKRGIHVVVGHYMGEDTPGKTTPNLTNEILNTNGYNPHVGAGENGDPVQIPNWEMGKMQRLYHINKFNLLASDRISVNRSLPDVRKKRCHDTAFDIGVLPTTSVVIVFHNEAWSTLLRTVHSVISRSPRQLLREILLVDDASERTFLKEPLEEYVSKLPVPVRVIRSPKRTGLIRARLLGAQEAKGEVLTFLDAHCEATIGWLEPLLSRIAEDNKRVVCPIIDIIHEDTFQYVKSFELHWGAFNWNLHFRWYTLGQKELDQRKRDITEAYRTPAMAGGLFSIHKDYFYQIGAYDRNMDVWGGENLEMSFRVWMCGGSIEIAPCSHVGHVFRKSSPYTFPGEGGVGGVLYRNLARVALVWLDDWAEFYFKINAEAAKVRNDVVVKDRVMLRDRLSCHTFEWYLQNIWPENFFPAKDRFVGKIRHDSLGKCLQRPMGKGGSNQPTGTAVLHECVYEVYPSQIFVFSKKGYIMTDESVCLDAPDAESAKNPQVRIMACNEYERQKWTYKEDTKQVQHKQTGWCLDLPSKSNPDTLSLSKCDTYSASQRWNFEHVDWTQGR; encoded by the exons aTCCAAACACAAGAACCAAGAGGAATACATAGACAAGCGCGGCATTCACGTGGTGGTTGGGCATTACATGGGCGAAGACACACCGGGCAAGACCACGCCAAATCTGACCAATG AAATCCTCAACACCAACGGTTATAATCCCCACGTCGGCGCCGGAGAGAACGGGGATCCAGTCCAGATCCCCAACTGGGAGATGGGGAAGATGCAGAGGCTGTACCACATCAACAAGTTTAACCTCTTGGCCTCGGACAGGATTTCTGTGAACAGGTCGCTCCCTGACGTCAGGAAAAAGAG GTGCCACGACACAGCCTTCGACATCGGCGTCCTCCCGACGACCTCCGTAGTCATCGTCTTCCACAACGAGGCTTGGTCGACCCTCCTGAGGACCGTCCACTCCGTCATCTCTCGCTCGCCGAGGCAGCTCCTGCGGGAGATCCTCCTCGTGGACGACGCCTCCGAGAGGACTTTCCTCAAG GAACCGCTTGAGGAGTACGTGTCCAAGCTCCCTGTGCCCGTCCGCGTGATCCGGTCGCCAAAGAGGACGGGGCTGATCAGGGCGCGACTCCTAGGGGCACAGGAGGCAAAGGGGGAGGTCCTTACCTTCCTGGACGCCCACTGCGAGGCCACGATAG GCTGGTTGGAACCCTTGCTATCAAGAATCGCAGAAGATAACAAGCGAGTGGTGTGCCCCATAATTGACATCATTCATGAGGACACTTTCCAGTATGTCAAGTCTTTCGAGCTCCACTGGGGGGCCTTCAACTGGAACCTACATTTCCGCTGGTACACCCTGGGACAAAAGGAACTTGATCAAAGGAAGAGAGATATTACAGAGGCTTATAG GACCCCAGCCATGGCAGGAGGGCTGTTCAGCATCCACAAAGACTATTTCTACCAGATTGGTGCTTATGATCGCAACATGGACGTCTGGGGCGGAGAGAACCTCGAAATGTCGTTCAGG GTCTGGATGTGCGGCGGTTCGATTGAGATAGCCCCCTGCAGCCACGTTGGCCACGTATTCAGGAAAAGCTCCCCCTATACATTCcctggggaaggaggggtagggggcgtCCTCTACAGGAATCTTGCACGCGTTGCTCTGGTCTGGCTTGACGATTGGGCTGAGTTTTACTTCAAAATCAATGCAG AGGCTGCAAAAGTCCGAAATGATGTTGTCGTGAAGGACCGAGTTATGCTACGAGACCGTCTCAGTTGCCACACTTTTGAGTGGTATTTGCAGAATATTTGGCCAGAGAATTTTTTCCCTGCAAAAGATAGATTTGTGGGCAAG ATCCGCCATGACTCCTTGGGCAAGTGTCTCCAGAGGCCAATGGGTAAAGGCGGCTCAAACCAACCCACAGGCACAGCTGTCTTGCATGAGTGCGTCTATGAGGTCTACCCATCGCAGATCTTTGTGTTTAGTAAAAAAG GCTACATCATGACTGATGAGAGTGTGTGCTTAGATGCCCCGGATGCAGAATCAGCCAAGAATCCGCAGGTGCGCATCATGGCCTGCAATGAATATGAGAGGCAGAAGTGGACCTACAAGGAGGATACTAAGCAG GTCCAGCACAAGCAGACCGGCTGGTGCCTCGACCTCCCTTCCAAGAGCAACCCAGACACGCTCTCCCTTAGCAAGTGTGACACGTACAGCGCGTCGCAGAGGTGGAACTTTGAGCATGTGGATTGGACCCAAGGGCGGTGA